Part of the Cardiobacteriaceae bacterium TAE3-ERU3 genome, GCGCAACCAACTCTCGCACGGTCAAGCCTTCTGGCGCAATAGGCCCTTGTGGCAACAGCGCCATTTTTTTTGCGATCAGCTTGCTATTGGCCTTGTGTACATCTTCGCCATCAAGCATCACTGTGCCAGCTGTAGGCTTAAGTACCCGTGCCATTGCCTTGACCAAAGTTGATTTACCACAGCCATTTGGCCCAACCAGTGCCGTAATGCCACCGTTGGCAACGGTAAGATTAACGCCGTCAATAATCACTTTATCGCCATAACCGACGACCAGATCGTGCACCGCCAGACGTGGCTGTTCCTGCGCAGCAGAGTCACTCATTCGATGTACCCGTGATTTACAAAAAATTATTCGAAGCTTTGCTGAACTGGCTTTTGCATACTGGCAATAACATGCTGATTATGCGCTGATGTGATGATCTGGTTTCCAAGCAATAACTATAGTTTGCTCATAGCCAAATGCCTCTCACAAAACATGCGGAAAGCGATAACCAGCGATATGCAACAAATACGCTTGCGCTCTCTACAGACAAAGTAAGCGCAGAACTATACTGATTTTTGATACCACCTTCAATAGCAATCTAAATGATATTATTTATTATTACTTGATTATTTAACTAACGCACTGATGGTTTTAAATTGCGCATGGGTACTGCTGCGCAATAGCTCAAACAAAATTGACTCAACCGTTGCCATGCGTACACCTGCAGCAACCATCCGTGCTATAGCAATTTCATGGTCATGGGGGTTACGTGATGAGCAAGCATCGGTAATCAATACAGGCTGGTAGCCTTTATCAAGCAAATCTAAAGCCGTTTGCATCACGCAAACGTGGCTTTCTACGCCAAAGAGTAAACAAATTTTGCGCTTCTGCGCGGTGATATGCGCCATTGCGGCTTCGTTGTCACACACGCTGAAGCTGCGCTTTTCAAATATCGGCACATCATCGAGTAGTGGTAGCAAATCCGCTGCAGTCTCCCCGAGTCCTTTTTTGTACTGCTGATTGTGCATCAAAGGAACTCCCAGCGCTTGTAGACCTTGCAAAAGTATCTTTGTTCGTTCAATAACCCGCTGCGGCTCATGAATGTGTGGCAGCAGCTTTTCCTGCATGTCTATCAGTAGCGCTGTACTATCTTCTATCGTGATTCTGTGCATTCTTCCTCCGTCAATATCGCCACGCACCTATTCATGCCATCGGGCATATAAGAGTATCTATGTATATAATGACGCGATTTTCAATCAACGCCTGCTTATGTCACCACACTACATTATCTGCATGAAATGGGGCAACAAATACCCCGCTGAATACGTCAATCGCTTGTATCACATGGTACAACGTAATCTGACCATACCTTTTGAAATGGTCTGCCTGACAGATGACAGCTCAGGTATTGATGAAGCTGTGCGTTGTCTGCCAATCCCTTCATTGGACTTACCCAGTGGCTTACCCGAACGTGGCTGGCTCAAGCTGACAACGTTCAGTAGCAATTTGCACGGGCTAAGCGGTACTGCATTATTCCTCGATCTCGACGTGGTGATTTTCCGTAATATTGATCATTTTTTCACCCACCAAGCAGAGCAAGATGGCGTCTTTATCATCAAAGACTGGAAACGCCCTTGGCGCATTACCGGTAACAGCTCGGTATATCGCTTCAAGATTGGTGCGTATCCCGACATGCTTGACGATTTCCGCAAGCGCTTCGTAGAGATTCGTCAACAATTCCGCAATGAGCAAGCTTATCTGTCGTGGTACGTCGATCAGCGCAATGAGCTGCACTACTGGCCAAAATCGTGGTGCAAAAGCTACAAATACCACGCTTTACACACATTCCCACTGTCATTCATCTTGCCTCCCAAACAGCCTGACTGCGATATTCTGATTTTCCACGGTGAGGTCAACCCGCATGACGCAATTAAAGGTGGCGGCGGTAAATGGTATCGCCATATCCTACCCGCACCATGGCTCAAAAATTACTGGTGAATGCATGAAACTCAGCGTTGTAATGATCGTCAAAAATGAAGCTGACAACCTCAAGCTCAGCCTACCTGCACTCAAAGGACTCGCAGATGAAATCATCATTCTCGACTCCGGCAGTAGTGACGACAGCAAACAAATCGCAGTAGCCCATGGCGCGCAGTGGCATGAAAATAGCGATTGGCAAGGTTTTGGTGTGCAACGCCAGCGCGCACAAGCATTTGCCCAAGGTAAGTGGATT contains:
- a CDS encoding glycosyltransferase; protein product: MSPHYIICMKWGNKYPAEYVNRLYHMVQRNLTIPFEMVCLTDDSSGIDEAVRCLPIPSLDLPSGLPERGWLKLTTFSSNLHGLSGTALFLDLDVVIFRNIDHFFTHQAEQDGVFIIKDWKRPWRITGNSSVYRFKIGAYPDMLDDFRKRFVEIRQQFRNEQAYLSWYVDQRNELHYWPKSWCKSYKYHALHTFPLSFILPPKQPDCDILIFHGEVNPHDAIKGGGGKWYRHILPAPWLKNYW
- a CDS encoding hydrolase, with the protein product MHRITIEDSTALLIDMQEKLLPHIHEPQRVIERTKILLQGLQALGVPLMHNQQYKKGLGETAADLLPLLDDVPIFEKRSFSVCDNEAAMAHITAQKRKICLLFGVESHVCVMQTALDLLDKGYQPVLITDACSSRNPHDHEIAIARMVAAGVRMATVESILFELLRSSTHAQFKTISALVK